A genomic window from Micromonospora sp. WMMA1947 includes:
- a CDS encoding signal peptidase I, which yields MDDRVYVGNAAVDGATDAGWLLGHFKPAGDVRHSTDVEVKWGVHPAGETRSRWATGERRTALLVLISGAFRIELPDRTVVLRAPGDYVVWGRGVDHSWYAERESTVLTVRWPSVPGYRVDPPVLR from the coding sequence ATGGACGATCGGGTGTACGTGGGCAACGCGGCGGTGGACGGCGCGACCGACGCGGGCTGGCTGCTGGGCCACTTCAAACCGGCCGGGGACGTGCGGCACAGCACCGACGTGGAGGTGAAGTGGGGTGTGCACCCGGCGGGGGAGACGCGCTCCCGGTGGGCCACCGGCGAGCGGCGTACCGCCCTGCTGGTGCTGATCAGCGGCGCGTTCCGGATCGAGCTGCCGGATCGGACGGTGGTGCTGCGCGCGCCCGGTGACTACGTGGTGTGGGGCCGGGGCGTGGACCACTCCTGGTACGCCGAGCGGGAGTCCACGGTGCTCACCGTCCGCTGGCCCTCGGTGCCGGGGTACCGGGTGGATCCGCCGGTCCTCCGCTGA
- a CDS encoding cysteine dioxygenase family protein, whose protein sequence is MTSTVPADLLAVAARWADPDAWPVPLRFEAPDRWYARLDAGDEHEVWALSWLPGQGTDLHDHGGSAGAFLVVAGVLTEETVGGGRLRPHRLAAGAGRRFGARHVHRVANRGDVPAVSVHVYRPALTRMTRYHLVAGRLRVAEVARAGVAW, encoded by the coding sequence ATGACCAGCACCGTTCCCGCCGACCTGCTCGCCGTCGCCGCCCGCTGGGCCGACCCGGACGCCTGGCCGGTGCCGCTGCGGTTCGAGGCGCCCGACCGCTGGTACGCCCGGCTGGACGCCGGCGACGAGCACGAGGTGTGGGCGCTGAGCTGGCTGCCCGGACAGGGCACCGACCTGCACGACCACGGCGGCTCCGCCGGTGCCTTCCTGGTCGTGGCCGGCGTGCTCACCGAGGAGACGGTCGGCGGCGGGCGGCTGCGCCCGCACCGGCTCGCCGCCGGAGCCGGCCGGCGCTTCGGCGCACGGCACGTGCACCGGGTCGCCAACCGCGGCGACGTGCCCGCCGTCAGCGTGCACGTGTACCGGCCGGCGCTGACCCGGATGACCCGCTACCACCTCGTCGCCGGCCGGCTCCGGGTCGCCGAGGTGGCCCGAGCCGGTGTGGCCTGGTGA
- a CDS encoding DUF3500 domain-containing protein, with amino-acid sequence MEDPVPEQMRAAAAAFLAALDEPARDAARHAFDDEPARRWLEYRPRPRPGVALAGLDVDARKAAHRLLATALSPAAYAQAMTVMALEEVLDRAEDWRRGRHSGDYWVAVFGDPARDDTWAWRFEGHHLSVSMTVADDRVSPAPVFLGANPATVRHAGRPVTRPLGPEEDLARELLDALGPDGRSAAIIAEEAPADIISATRATAPGRLDPPGVPRGRLRPTGRALLDRLVALYLDRLPPELAAREAARLDGGELHFAWAGPVEPGRRHYYRVQGEDLLIEYDNTTDDGNHAHTVLRRPAGDFGADVLAAHHATAHRPAPATDDVPR; translated from the coding sequence GTGGAGGATCCCGTACCCGAGCAGATGCGCGCGGCCGCGGCGGCGTTCCTGGCCGCGCTGGACGAGCCGGCCCGCGACGCCGCCCGGCACGCCTTCGACGACGAGCCGGCCCGGCGGTGGCTGGAGTACCGGCCGCGACCGCGGCCCGGCGTCGCGCTCGCCGGCCTGGACGTCGACGCCCGCAAGGCCGCCCACCGGCTGCTCGCCACCGCGCTCAGCCCGGCGGCGTACGCGCAGGCAATGACCGTGATGGCCCTGGAGGAGGTGCTGGACCGGGCCGAGGACTGGCGGCGCGGCCGGCACAGCGGCGACTACTGGGTGGCCGTCTTCGGCGACCCGGCCCGGGACGACACCTGGGCCTGGCGGTTCGAGGGGCACCACCTGTCGGTGAGCATGACCGTCGCCGACGACCGGGTCTCCCCCGCGCCGGTCTTCCTCGGCGCCAACCCGGCCACCGTGCGGCACGCCGGGCGCCCGGTGACCCGGCCGCTCGGCCCGGAGGAGGATCTGGCCCGGGAACTGCTCGACGCGCTCGGCCCGGACGGCCGGTCCGCCGCGATCATCGCCGAGGAGGCGCCCGCCGACATCATCAGCGCCACCCGGGCCACCGCCCCCGGCCGCCTCGACCCGCCCGGCGTACCCCGGGGGCGGCTGCGGCCGACCGGCCGGGCCCTGCTCGACCGGCTCGTCGCGCTCTACCTGGACCGGCTGCCGCCGGAGCTGGCGGCCCGCGAGGCCGCCCGCCTCGACGGCGGCGAACTGCACTTCGCCTGGGCCGGCCCGGTCGAGCCGGGCCGGCGGCACTACTACCGGGTGCAGGGCGAGGACCTGCTGATCGAGTACGACAACACCACCGACGACGGCAACCACGCGCACACCGTGCTGCGCCGCCCCGCCGGTGACTTCGGCGCCGACGTGCTGGCCGCCCACCACGCCACCGCGCACCGTCCCGCGCCGGCCACCGACGACGTGCCTCGGTAG
- a CDS encoding rhodanese-like domain-containing protein, with protein sequence MAQTSTTGTQCCPVPPPGSRGIDEILAAARARLRRLDPEQAHLACRGGALLVDIRPAAQRAAQGTVPGALVVERNVLEWRFDPRCAARLPQATGYDVPVIVLCQEGYTSSLAAAALQDIGLHRATDVVGGFAAWQIAGLPTLGPTPPTRPSSAAPPVTAGGALR encoded by the coding sequence ATGGCGCAGACCTCCACCACCGGAACACAGTGCTGTCCGGTCCCGCCGCCCGGCTCGCGGGGCATCGACGAGATCCTCGCCGCCGCCCGGGCCCGCCTGCGCCGCCTCGACCCGGAGCAGGCCCACCTGGCGTGCCGGGGCGGCGCGCTGCTGGTGGACATCCGCCCGGCCGCCCAGCGCGCCGCGCAGGGCACCGTGCCGGGCGCGCTCGTCGTCGAGCGCAACGTCCTGGAGTGGCGCTTCGACCCGCGCTGCGCGGCACGGCTGCCGCAGGCGACCGGTTACGACGTACCGGTGATCGTGCTCTGCCAGGAGGGCTACACCTCGTCGCTGGCCGCCGCCGCGCTCCAGGACATCGGCCTGCACCGGGCCACCGACGTCGTCGGCGGCTTCGCCGCCTGGCAGATCGCCGGCCTGCCCACCCTCGGTCCCACCCCGCCGACCCGACCCTCGTCCGCCGCGCCCCCGGTCACCGCCGGAGGGGCGCTCCGCTGA
- a CDS encoding DUF2231 domain-containing protein gives MQSRLRVQGHPIQPMLVTFPFGLFVCAAVFDLADVAGGPAFLGEVGYWTAVAALVAAGLATVAGLVDLWDVRAGRTSRTVLTFNLVNAVMAGLFLLSCLIRASAPQRGANGALLAAELVGLAVGAVGVALGARLMQQFDRAGEPTGVERFADVPPGATVEIPRPRPF, from the coding sequence ATGCAGAGCCGGCTGCGGGTGCAGGGGCACCCCATCCAACCGATGCTTGTCACGTTCCCGTTCGGCCTGTTCGTCTGCGCGGCGGTCTTCGACCTGGCCGACGTGGCGGGCGGCCCGGCGTTCCTCGGTGAGGTGGGCTACTGGACCGCCGTGGCCGCGCTCGTCGCCGCCGGGCTCGCCACCGTCGCCGGGCTGGTCGACCTGTGGGACGTCCGCGCCGGGCGGACCAGCCGGACCGTGCTGACGTTCAACCTCGTCAACGCCGTCATGGCGGGCCTGTTCCTGCTGTCCTGCCTGATCCGGGCGAGCGCGCCGCAGCGGGGCGCGAACGGTGCCCTGCTCGCGGCCGAGCTGGTCGGGCTCGCCGTCGGCGCGGTCGGGGTGGCGCTGGGCGCGCGGCTGATGCAGCAGTTCGACCGGGCCGGCGAGCCGACCGGCGTCGAGAGGTTCGCCGACGTGCCCCCGGGCGCCACGGTGGAGATCCCCCGCCCGCGCCCGTTCTGA
- a CDS encoding winged helix-turn-helix domain-containing protein — MSVVALPTRPARPGRPDRAGPPRPRTAPTLTVTIDLGAGPLTPGLARLVALLDELAASGEGRAALGEGPDDRPAARTVLDLRRGEAPAPAAPAPGGVRILTGTRRVRHGGAEVPLTRIEYELLLFLAEHPRRVFTRLQLLANVWGYEHAVARTVDVHVRRLRAKFGPDTPLVTTVYGVGYRLADDAAIVVDRDA; from the coding sequence ATGTCCGTCGTCGCCCTCCCCACCCGTCCGGCCCGGCCGGGCCGTCCCGACCGGGCCGGGCCGCCCCGGCCGCGTACCGCACCGACCCTCACCGTCACGATCGACCTTGGCGCCGGGCCGCTGACGCCGGGCCTCGCGCGCCTCGTCGCCCTGCTCGACGAACTCGCCGCCTCCGGGGAAGGGCGTGCCGCCCTCGGCGAGGGACCGGACGACCGCCCGGCCGCCCGTACCGTGCTCGACCTGCGCCGCGGCGAGGCCCCCGCCCCGGCGGCGCCCGCCCCCGGCGGGGTGCGCATCCTCACCGGCACCCGGCGGGTCCGCCACGGCGGCGCCGAGGTCCCGCTCACCCGCATCGAGTACGAGCTGCTGCTGTTCCTCGCCGAACATCCCCGCCGCGTGTTCACCCGCCTGCAACTTCTCGCGAACGTCTGGGGCTACGAGCACGCGGTGGCGCGCACCGTCGACGTGCACGTCCGCCGGCTGCGGGCCAAGTTCGGGCCGGACACACCGCTGGTGACCACCGTGTACGGCGTGGGCTACCGCCTCGCCGAC
- a CDS encoding ankyrin repeat domain-containing protein, protein MPDELDDETIAFAHRMFDLARAGATEELAANVDAGLPVNLTNAKGDTLLILAAYHAHPDTVAALLARGADPARVNDRGQTALAAAVFRRQEAAVRALLDAGADPDHGGPSAVETARFFELPDMLALLGRE, encoded by the coding sequence ATGCCCGACGAACTCGACGACGAGACCATCGCCTTCGCCCACCGGATGTTCGACCTGGCGCGGGCCGGCGCCACCGAGGAACTGGCGGCCAACGTGGACGCCGGGCTGCCGGTCAACCTCACCAACGCCAAGGGCGACACGCTGCTGATCCTCGCCGCGTACCACGCCCACCCGGACACGGTGGCCGCGCTGCTGGCCCGCGGCGCCGACCCGGCGCGGGTGAACGACAGGGGGCAGACCGCGCTCGCCGCGGCGGTGTTCCGGCGCCAGGAGGCAGCGGTCCGCGCCCTGCTCGACGCCGGCGCCGACCCGGACCACGGCGGCCCGTCCGCGGTCGAGACCGCCCGGTTCTTCGAGCTGCCGGACATGCTGGCGCTGCTCGGCCGCGAGTGA